The Thermothielavioides terrestris NRRL 8126 chromosome 2, complete sequence genome includes a region encoding these proteins:
- a CDS encoding glycosyltransferase family 32 protein (CAZy_ID 269787), translating into MIAKLGAPLGPPSLAATTAQFRNRLPTQFRRALPVYIAAVCLLLFIFNHGLFPSSVRPPHRPASSEQQVPGVRSEFPKKIWQTWKVNPLKFEERDLNTARTWLMKNPDYRYEVLTDDNDLRYVEWHFGPDGFNRPDIVNFYRDVKAAIVKADLLRYLIMYAEGGLYADIDVEALKPLSKFIPERYNEKDIDMVIGVEIDEPDWKDHPILGPKSRSFCQWTFMCKPRLPVMMRLIEKIMSWLNGVAKEQGVSLGEVNLDFDQIISGTGPSAFTEAILAEMELRKEDPNMKIDWDLFHDMQESKVVGRVLVLTVEAFAAGQGHSDSGNHQARAALVRHHYHASNWPSRHPRFSHPAYGEVEKCNWNDECVKKWDKDVEEFSKLSDEEKNRIIEEKRKEREEAEAKQKAEEEKRKKEQEEAERKKKEEEEANRKKKEAEEESRKKQESEEASKQKIKELADNGKQEGAEKKPEKKPEKKTGWLHFP; encoded by the coding sequence ATGATCGCCAAGCTCGGCGCGCCACTGGGTCCTCCATCCCTGGCGGCCACGACAGCCCAGTTCAGGAACCGTCTCCCGACACAGTTCCGCCGAGCGCTCCCGGTCTACATCGCTGCCGTTTGCCTTCTCCTTTTCATCTTTAACCACGGTCTCTTCCCCTCGAGCGTACGGCCGCCCCACCGTCCAGCCTCGTCGGAGCAGCAGGTACCCGGCGTCCGGAGCGAGTTTCCGAAGAAGATATGGCAGACATGGAAGGTCAACCCACTCAAGTTTGAGGAGCGGGATCTCAACACGGCGCGGACGTGGCTCATGAAGAACCCCGATTACCGGTATGAGGTTTTGACGGACGACAATGACTTGCGCTACGTCGAATGGCATTTCGGTCCCGATGGCTTCAACCGGCCCGACATCGTCAACTTCTACCGGGACGTGAAGGCTGCCATTGTCAAGGCCGATCTCCTGCGGTATCTGATCATGTATGCCGAAGGCGGCCTGTACGCCGATATCGACGTCGAGGCCTTGAAGCCGCTGTCGAAGTTCATTCCGGAAAGGTACAACGAGAAGGACATCGACATGGTGATCGGCGTGGAGATCGACGAGCCCGATTGGAAGGACCACCCCATTCTCGGCCCGAAGTCGCGATCATTCTGCCAATGGACCTTCATGTGCAAGCCGCGGCTCCCTGTAATGATGAGGCTTATCGAGAAGATCATGTCGTGGCTCAACGGTGTCGCGAAGGAGCAAGGGGTTTCGCTTGGCGAGGTCAACCTGGATTTCGACCAGATCATCAGCGGCACGGGACCGTCGGCGTTCACCGAGGCCATCCTGGCGGAAATGGAGCTGCGGAAGGAGGATCCTAACATGAAGATCGACTGGGATTTGTTCCACGACATGCAGGAGTCGAAGGTGGTGGGCCGGGTGCTCGTCCTGACCGTCGAGGCTTTCGCTGCTGGTCAGGGACACTCTGACTCGGGCAACCACCAAGCCAGAGCCGCCCTGGTTAGGCATCACTACCACGCGTCGAACTGGCCGAGCCGGCACCCGCGCTTCAGCCACCCGGCGTATGGCGAGGTTGAGAAGTGCAACTGGAACGACGAATGCGTCAAGAAGTGGGACAAGGACGTTGAGGAATTCTCCAAGCTGTCCGACGAAGAGAAGAACAGGATCATCGAAGAGAAGAGGAAGGAACGTGAGGAGGCTGAGGCGAAGCAAAAAGCGGAGGaagagaagaggaagaaggagcaggaagaagccgagagaaaaaagaaggaggaggaggaagctaaccggaagaagaaggaggcaGAGGAAGAGAGTCGAAAGAAGCAGGAATCCGAGGAGGCTTCCAAACAAAAGATcaaggagctggccgacaaCGGCAAGCAGGAAGGCgcggagaagaagccggAGAAGAAGCCGGAGAAGAAAACTGGGTGGTTGCACTTCCCATGA
- a CDS encoding glycosyltransferase family 69 protein (CAZy_ID 269748) has product MKPKLAVRRPRILRSLLSRSTLQKLALAFFVWNIIEAHLSYYRIARAEQESKAQAVLREPIRVYIASLHWNNEKILRSDWNQGVVDLVKALGPENTFVSVYESGSWDNSKDALRELDRELEKTGVGKKIVLDDATHADLISKPPSDGEEGWITIPDGRKALRRIPYLSNLRNLSLQPLLELAENGTTFDYVLFLGDVVFSVSDVIALLKTNKGHYAAACSLDFSKPPLFYDTFALRDAHGHVHASQTWPYFRASASRNAMVSGQPVPVTSCWNGIVAMPASTFTGLRGLRFRGLPDSLAAAHLEASECCLIHADNPASRSRGVFLNPAVRVGYSRAAYDRVHPDGEGIGEGEGTGMRSSSGGSGSSSRGRGRGRKSWLSLTEIYLGLWKNRLARWFTTPWFEEREVKGRVRRWVQAGEGREERGTFCAVDEMQVLVHNGWKHL; this is encoded by the exons ATGAAGCCGAAATTGGCGGTGCGCCGGCCGCGGATCCTGCGCTCGCTGCTCTCGCGATCGACCCTCCAGAagctcgccctcgccttcTTCGTCTGGAACATTATCGAAGCCCATCTCAGCTACTACCGCATCGCGCGCGCCGAACAAGAATCCAAAGCACAGGCTGTGCTCCGTGAGCCCATCCGGGTCTATATCGCGAGTCTGCACTGGAACAACGAGAAGATCCTCCGGTCGGATTGGAACCAGGGCGTGGTCGACTTGGTCAAGGCCCTCGGTCCCGAGAACACCTTCGTCAGCGTCTACGAAAGCGGCAGTTGGGATAACTCGAAGGATGCCCTGCGCGAGCTCGACCGAGAGCTTGAGAAAACCGGTGTCGGCAAGAAAATCGTGTTGGACGATGCGACCCATGCGGATCTGATCAGCAAGCCGCCAAGCGACGGCGAAGAGGGATGGATCACCATTCCCGACGGGAGGAAGGCTCTGAGGAGGATACCTTATCTCTCTAATCTGCGAAACCTCtcgctgcagccgctgctggaACTTGCCGAGAACGGCACCACCTTCGACTATGTTCTCTTCCTGGGCGATGTCGTCTTTTCC GTCTCCGACGTCATCGCCTTGCTCAAAACCAACAAGGGCCActacgccgccgcctgctccctGGACTTCAGCAAGCCACCGCTCTTTTACGACACGTTCGCCCTCCGCGACGCACACGGCCACGTGCACGCCTCCCAAACCTGGCCCTACTTCCGAGCATCCGCATCCCGAAACGCCATGGTCAGCGGCCAACCGGTCCCGGTCACCAGCTGTTGGAACGGCATCG TCGCCATGCCGGCCTCGACCTTCACgggcctgcgcggcctcCGCTTCCGCGGCCTGCCCGActcgctggccgccgcccacctcgAGGCCTCCGAGTGCTGCCTGATCCACGCCGACAACCCGGCCTCGCGCTCCCGCGGCGTGTTCCTCAACCCGGCCGTGCGCGTCGGCtactcgcgcgccgcctacGACAGGGTCCATCCGGATGGGGAAGGGAtaggggagggggaagggacGGGGAtgcggagcagcagcggcggcagcggcagcagcagcaggggcagggggagggggaggaaaAGTTGGCTCTCGCTGACCGAAATTTATCTGGGCTTGTGGAAGAATCGGCTCGCTAGGTGGTTTACCACGCCCTGGTTTGAGGAGAGGGAGGTGAAGGGGCGGGTGAGGAGGTGGGTTCAGGCtggggaagggagggaggaAAGGGGGACGTTTTGTGCGGTGGATGAGATGCAGGTTCTGGTACATAACGGGTGGAAGCATCTGTAG